The Aspergillus luchuensis IFO 4308 DNA, chromosome 4, nearly complete sequence DNA window GAACGGTTTAGCATCTACATCTGGAGCTCGGAAGCAAATGAAGTGCAGCAGAACGCAGAAGTTGTTCCACAAATCTGAGAGCAGACTTATGGCTCAGAGGTGCCCCTTACTCTTCCATGATATCCCCAATCCATTGTTCATCACAGGTGATCGCGGCATAGAGTTGGTTGTACACTGTCTGGAGGGCCTGGGCCTCTTCAAAGCAGGATTTGGGGAAAGGACTAGGAAACAAGGTGACCGGGGCACTGGTCGCCACGACGCCCTGAGGATCTGACTCCTTGGAGATGAATGTCGGTGCAGGACGGATCATCAATCCATGTTGAACAGTCCAATCTTTCACTGTCCGGACCAGGAACTCCTTCTGTGCGGGGTTCAGGTGGGGTGGATAATCCGCGTAGACGGAGTCGGCCATTGCGAGGTATAGTTCAAAAGATGTGTCCGACAGTACCTGACGAATCCACAGTAGTGGTAATGTCAATCTAAGAGTCCAATTCGCAGAGAAGAGAcgaagaaatgaagaagtagtagtagacgAAGAAATCTAGTAATCTGCGGGGAGGCCGCCGATCACGTAACGGCACAGCGCGGAGGGGCATATCGGCACTAGATTATTAATCCGCGCCGATTGCCAGTCAGCAAGTCAGGTGACTCCTCAAGGTTGTTGCGCAAGTGCACCGTCTGGCTCCCCTCAACCGACTAGCACTACGGCGGTCCAGAAGCACGACGGATTCGCAGGAGCGACTACGGGGCACAGCAAGCACCCCCAGTGTCTCCAGCAGTCACTCTCcatctttccatcttccccaactcCCCTCCACACTCCACCCAgctgggctggctgggttgCTATCCCCCCAGGCACTACCTCCACTGGGGAGGGTGTGTCGCCTCCCTTGTTCGTCCCGTCACCATGGTTTACGACTGGGATGGCAAGCGGGAGATCTGCTATCAGATGTATATCAAGGATAAGAAGGCCTTGGAGGAGATTATGGAATACATGAAGAATGTCTACCAGTTCGCCCCAAGGTCAGTGATTCTGCGCACACGCCATATTTGATACTGCTTGTGTGCTTCTGTTTACATCTCCCATCCCAAATAGCCCAAGTCTATCCCTTCGCGTCTGTTACTGTATCTAACCTCGCGCCCTTTCATAGTAAACGCGCGTTTCAGACTCAATTCAAACGGTGGGGCTTCCCTTCGAAACAAAATCCCGCGCATAAAAACGCCAAGCTCGTAGCACGAGTCAAGCAACTATGGGAGAAGAATACGAGTCAGCGGGACATGCTTCGCATACTGAATGAGGAGGGTTTCGAGATCAAAGAGCGGGAGTTGATGCGAGTGCGGGCCAAGAATCGCTGGCTGCTTCGGGTCCCCAACGGGATGAAGTCACAATCGCGCATTCAGACGCCAATCCAGCTgcccgaagatgaaggactCCTCGCCCTCCAGCAGGAAGTGTACAAAACCGAAGCACCGCCCTTTGACGAGACCGAgaacctccccacccccacgaCAGACGACCCTACCTCCCCGAACCTACCTCCCGAAGTTCTTGCCAAGCGCAAGGAGCGCCTCGAGCGCCTCAAAGCAGAAAGTGAAGAGCGTTGGGCGAGCAGGAAGCGTCGCCGCCGGACTCGCGGATGGGCAGGGCTGCCCGCTGACCCGCCGGGACCTCCCCGCTTCCCCTCCGAGACGACCATTGACGAAAGCAAAAAGTATCTCGGGCTGGACAATGCGATGTATCGCCAGGTACGGGATCAGTTCCAACGGATCTGTGAAGAAGCAGGCTTCATCAAAAAGACCGTTGCGGGACCTGAGAGATGGCAGGACGCCAAGAACAAACTGATTGAGGGATCACCACATCTCCAGCAGGTGTTCTGGCATGATCCCAACCAGCTAGAAGCCAAAACACTGGCCTTGGATGTGTTATGCACTGATgtgacgaagaggatgaggactcTGGAACGGCGAATGACCATTGCCGAGGCCAAGAATGTCCTCGGGATCAACCCGGAGGAGAGCCGCCAGATACGGAATGCATTCTACAACACCCTGAAGGCGGACCATTTCACGAGTAAGCTGGAGGCTGGCGACGAACATTGGAAGGAGTTGAAGGACCAATGGATCCAAAACTCGGAGCTCCTACGTCAGATTCTTGCGCCAGGCCCGGCGGACCCGGAGCACACGGCGAAAGTGAAGGCGCTGGAAGTGCTGTGCCGCGACGTCATGAAGCGGCTTCGCGACGACCAGACCAAGCGCGATCCCGCCCGCAAACCATCCGTCCCTCACGCCACAGCTTCTCAGTCAGAACCGGGGAGTCCTCcagtcagcagcagctacgGGAGCGGCATTGCCAATGGAATCAGCACACTCGCCTCGCAGGCGCTGGCCAGTGCTCCGAGTGATCTCAGTGACATGCAAATTGATCCCTCTCTGCTGCAAGCTGCTAATGACCCTTCCTTCGCGACGGGCCCTTCCGATTCCGCAGCAGCTTTTGGCTATGTAGACCCGATGCTGGGGCCACCTGTGCTGCATGTACCTGTCTACCTTCGCATCCATCCCCAGAGTCCGCTGCACGGCGACTCGAAGACCTGGGTGGAGAAGCTGACGGCGCGATCGGTGGCTGAGCTGCAGCAGATTGTCGGCGAGAAGTACCCGGACGCCGTGGTCACGAAGATCGAGGGAATGGACCGTGATGAGAAGGGCAATGAGATTCCGTTTGTGATTGACGAAGATCATGAGCTCGATGCGTACTTGACCCACGTGCAGGGGCGGAAAGCCACCTTTGTGTTTTGCTTGAACTAACATACAACTAATCCGGACCCCCCTATTAACGGGTGGTCCTTATGCTTATACTCCATGGCTAGTGAAAAGTGTTACTATAATTGCCAAATCCAGAGACATAATACCCATGAAGCTATTCTTCACACAACCGCTAGACGCAGAAAACCGAGACATCCCTAAATTGATTTTGAGATTACTCTATTGCCGATCCGTAGCAAACGATATACATACAGAGCAGAGGATATAATTACATACTATGGACTACACAGGAATCCTAATCAAGTTCATCAATGACAAGCCCTCCCatacttcctcaacctcaaatAATTATACGGCAACGGCGCCAAATAACCCGCCGCGATAGACGTAGCCGCAGCAGTCCAGAACATTGGGTCAGC harbors:
- a CDS encoding Clr5 domain-containing protein (COG:S;~EggNog:ENOG410PJFF;~InterPro:IPR025676;~PFAM:PF14420), with product MVYDWDGKREICYQMYIKDKKALEEIMEYMKNVYQFAPSKRAFQTQFKRWGFPSKQNPAHKNAKLVARVKQLWEKNTSQRDMLRILNEEGFEIKERELMRVRAKNRWLLRVPNGMKSQSRIQTPIQLPEDEGLLALQQEVYKTEAPPFDETENLPTPTTDDPTSPNLPPEVLAKRKERLERLKAESEERWASRKRRRRTRGWAGLPADPPGPPRFPSETTIDESKKYLGLDNAMYRQVRDQFQRICEEAGFIKKTVAGPERWQDAKNKLIEGSPHLQQVFWHDPNQLEAKTLALDVLCTDVTKRMRTLERRMTIAEAKNVLGINPEESRQIRNAFYNTLKADHFTSKLEAGDEHWKELKDQWIQNSELLRQILAPGPADPEHTAKVKALEVLCRDVMKRLRDDQTKRDPARKPSVPHATASQSEPGSPPVSSSYGSGIANGISTLASQALASAPSDLSDMQIDPSLLQAANDPSFATGPSDSAAAFGYVDPMLGPPVLHVPVYLRIHPQSPLHGDSKTWVEKLTARSVAELQQIVGEKYPDAVVTKIEGMDRDEKGNEIPFVIDEDHELDAYLTHVQGRKATFVFCLN